A stretch of Cytophagales bacterium DNA encodes these proteins:
- a CDS encoding amino acid adenylation domain-containing protein gives MSIHELINDLRKADIMLELSEGELSLDAPKGKIDDVLLKQLRSRKSELIEFLQEANESKEALRSIPVTEDQPYYPLSHAQRRLWVLDQLEEDRSAYNLATAFMMEGMINVSALQQALNAIGDRHETFRTSFDTVASLPVQVIHPKPQLKLYYEDISQQPTDKETLQILAQEEASTPFDLSQAPLLRVKLYRIKEAEYLLLFTVHHIIADGWSMNIFIQELLQLYSQFQSEKSSSLEPLPIQYKDFSQWHNELLEKDEKLGHYWRENLSGELPVLQLPYRQTRPVVRTQNGDHTSCALDAQLTTRLNDLAKAHDVSLFMALNALVSVLLHKYSGQTDIILGASVAGRQHTDLESLIGFFVNILPLRTQIDKQSTFEDLLSQTKTIVTDAFEHQQYPFDQMVDDVMVDRDTSRHPIFDINIVMHNNDKTALSFEGVTVKSISNGSRTSRFDMAFSFSERRDDLYLGVEYNSDLFEPQLVESMMGHFEQLCQEVVENPRSAISKLDVLRPEDISVQLEQFQGYEGEALPNADSVLDWFEKQAEEKPDQVALVCEGQRLTYKELNEQANRLAHGLKTQYDPKPEEVIAFMLDRDEWVIVSILGILKSGAAYLPIDTKLPSERKQYMLQDTAPRALLLHSDYMFDLPEYSGELMALDIQFDSLEQKVDNPARALEAQHLAYIIYTSGSTGHPKGVMIEHGNLIHSSVARVHQYPVERMLLVSPISFDSSIAVLWGTLLRGGTLVLAKETLLMDPEKTAAAIVEHEITDMLCVPTYYSNLMPLLAETDQTVPLRRLILAGEELPLSLAQKHHEQFPEIALFNEYGPTENTVWTTMTPVREDDQQVSIGRPIDRVNVFVMDQEQQLLPIGAPGELCIAGPGLARGYLNQDDLTAQKFVDHPFVPGKRIYRTGDLARWTFTGELEFLGRLDQQVKIRGYRIELPEIEDCLLKYAQVNEAAVLVKADKDQPYLCAFVSGQNGLSTDDLNRHLTQRLPSYMVPSAYVKLETMPVNSNGKLDRKQLLTFEQQGEAMTKGYQRPQSKAEIEFADVWQEVLQKDRVGIDDDFFLLGGDSLKAIRVIARLQEKGYELSLNDLFKYRNIHALSIISKNLKTDVTPNQAPSYLLNESKEDLLFAFPPLYGVAISYMNLAKQLDSFGFVAFDFTPEADPVVRYYQSVKAYQPEGPYVFCGYSAGTALAFDVARYFEQQGDVVSDLILIDGVPSEGNSPKTQEQLEEDADKLLTLSEEDLKDNQAAHMIEQDASLRQRVREVLMAYDQYLSTESTIGQTKANIHLMVDEEMDESIIQRKMSWQNHTQSEFSVIQCQGIHRQLFVSTNLEANASILNQVLQNVFDRS, from the coding sequence ATGAGCATTCATGAATTAATCAATGACCTGAGGAAGGCCGACATCATGTTAGAGTTGTCGGAGGGAGAGTTGAGTCTGGATGCACCCAAAGGAAAGATTGATGATGTACTACTCAAACAGCTCAGGAGCAGAAAATCGGAGCTAATCGAGTTTTTGCAAGAAGCCAATGAAAGTAAGGAGGCTCTACGGTCAATCCCTGTCACCGAGGACCAGCCGTATTATCCGCTATCCCATGCACAAAGAAGACTTTGGGTGCTCGATCAGTTGGAGGAAGATAGAAGTGCCTACAACCTTGCTACAGCTTTCATGATGGAAGGAATGATCAATGTAAGCGCGCTGCAGCAAGCACTAAATGCCATTGGTGATCGGCACGAGACCTTTCGTACGTCTTTTGATACGGTAGCTTCTCTTCCGGTTCAGGTCATTCACCCAAAACCTCAATTGAAGTTGTATTATGAAGATATTAGCCAGCAACCAACCGATAAAGAAACGTTGCAAATACTGGCTCAAGAAGAAGCTTCTACACCTTTTGACCTAAGTCAGGCCCCGTTGTTGCGGGTTAAGTTATACCGGATCAAAGAAGCAGAATATCTGCTATTATTTACCGTGCATCACATCATTGCCGATGGATGGTCGATGAATATTTTTATTCAGGAATTACTTCAACTTTATTCCCAATTCCAATCTGAAAAATCGTCTTCCCTTGAGCCACTGCCGATTCAATACAAAGATTTTAGCCAATGGCACAATGAGCTTTTGGAAAAAGATGAAAAGCTAGGACATTATTGGCGAGAAAACCTCTCAGGAGAACTGCCAGTGCTGCAATTACCTTATCGGCAAACAAGGCCGGTGGTTCGAACCCAAAATGGCGATCATACCTCCTGTGCCCTGGACGCACAATTGACCACCCGACTTAATGATTTAGCTAAAGCACATGATGTCAGCCTGTTCATGGCTTTGAATGCCCTGGTAAGTGTACTGCTCCACAAGTACAGTGGACAAACAGATATCATTCTCGGTGCGTCCGTAGCTGGGCGTCAGCATACCGACTTGGAATCGTTGATAGGATTCTTCGTCAATATTCTGCCGTTGCGGACACAGATTGATAAGCAAAGCACCTTTGAAGACCTGCTAAGTCAGACCAAGACTATTGTGACAGATGCTTTTGAGCACCAGCAGTATCCATTTGATCAGATGGTGGATGATGTGATGGTCGATCGGGATACAAGCCGACATCCGATTTTTGACATCAACATTGTCATGCACAATAATGACAAGACCGCCCTTTCTTTCGAGGGAGTTACCGTCAAATCCATTTCCAATGGAAGTCGAACCAGCCGGTTTGATATGGCATTTAGTTTTAGTGAACGAAGGGATGATCTTTATCTGGGTGTAGAATACAATTCGGACCTATTTGAGCCGCAATTGGTTGAATCGATGATGGGTCATTTCGAGCAGCTTTGCCAAGAGGTAGTTGAAAACCCCAGATCAGCTATCTCAAAATTAGACGTCCTAAGACCGGAAGATATTTCGGTACAGCTTGAGCAATTTCAAGGTTATGAAGGTGAGGCTTTGCCCAATGCCGATTCCGTACTTGATTGGTTTGAAAAACAAGCGGAAGAAAAACCAGATCAGGTTGCACTGGTTTGTGAAGGTCAAAGACTGACGTATAAAGAGCTGAACGAACAAGCAAACAGGCTCGCTCATGGGCTAAAAACGCAGTACGACCCAAAGCCAGAAGAAGTCATCGCCTTTATGTTGGACAGGGATGAGTGGGTTATTGTTAGCATATTGGGGATATTGAAATCCGGTGCGGCGTATTTACCGATAGATACTAAACTGCCCTCGGAAAGAAAACAGTACATGCTTCAGGATACAGCACCCAGAGCCCTTTTATTGCACTCTGATTACATGTTCGATTTGCCTGAATATTCCGGCGAATTAATGGCGCTAGATATACAGTTTGATTCCCTCGAACAGAAAGTGGACAATCCAGCCAGGGCATTGGAAGCCCAACATTTGGCTTACATCATTTATACCTCAGGATCTACAGGTCACCCGAAAGGAGTGATGATTGAGCACGGAAACCTGATTCACTCAAGTGTCGCAAGGGTTCATCAATATCCGGTGGAACGCATGCTATTGGTCTCACCCATCTCTTTCGACTCTTCAATTGCCGTTTTATGGGGAACGTTGCTGCGAGGAGGAACGCTTGTGTTAGCCAAAGAGACCTTGCTGATGGATCCTGAAAAAACCGCAGCGGCCATTGTTGAACATGAAATCACGGACATGCTTTGTGTTCCAACTTACTACAGCAATTTAATGCCATTGCTAGCGGAAACCGATCAGACAGTACCGCTTCGTCGGTTGATTCTGGCAGGAGAGGAGTTGCCTTTGTCTTTGGCTCAAAAGCATCATGAGCAATTTCCTGAGATAGCGCTCTTCAATGAGTATGGTCCTACGGAAAATACAGTATGGACAACCATGACCCCCGTTCGAGAAGATGACCAGCAAGTTTCGATTGGGCGTCCGATAGATCGCGTCAATGTCTTTGTGATGGACCAAGAGCAGCAATTATTGCCCATTGGTGCTCCCGGTGAACTGTGCATTGCGGGTCCGGGACTTGCTCGGGGCTATCTCAATCAGGATGACTTGACTGCTCAGAAATTTGTTGATCATCCATTTGTTCCAGGAAAACGCATTTACCGAACAGGAGATTTGGCTCGATGGACCTTTACCGGCGAGCTAGAATTTTTAGGACGATTGGATCAGCAAGTAAAAATACGTGGCTACCGAATCGAATTACCAGAGATCGAAGATTGCCTGTTGAAGTATGCACAAGTCAACGAAGCGGCTGTGTTGGTGAAAGCCGATAAAGATCAACCATACCTTTGTGCATTCGTCAGCGGTCAGAACGGACTGTCTACAGATGACCTCAATCGTCACTTAACACAACGTCTTCCTTCCTACATGGTCCCTTCCGCCTATGTCAAATTGGAAACGATGCCTGTCAATTCCAATGGAAAACTGGACAGAAAGCAACTGTTAACTTTTGAGCAACAAGGAGAAGCCATGACGAAAGGCTATCAAAGGCCTCAAAGCAAGGCAGAGATTGAATTTGCAGATGTATGGCAAGAGGTATTACAAAAAGACAGAGTAGGAATTGATGATGATTTCTTTTTGTTAGGTGGAGATTCGTTGAAAGCCATTCGGGTAATTGCGAGGCTTCAGGAGAAAGGATACGAACTTTCATTGAACGATTTGTTCAAATACAGGAACATTCATGCTTTGAGCATCATCTCCAAGAACCTGAAAACGGATGTAACACCCAATCAGGCACCTTCCTACCTGTTGAATGAATCGAAGGAAGATTTATTGTTTGCTTTTCCTCCATTGTACGGTGTAGCGATCAGTTACATGAATCTGGCCAAACAACTGGATTCGTTTGGGTTCGTGGCTTTTGATTTTACGCCCGAAGCAGATCCGGTAGTACGATATTACCAGTCGGTTAAGGCCTATCAGCCGGAAGGACCTTATGTGTTTTGTGGTTACTCCGCCGGTACGGCATTGGCTTTTGATGTGGCCAGGTATTTTGAGCAACAAGGAGACGTGGTTTCCGATCTGATACTCATTGACGGTGTGCCTTCTGAGGGCAATTCACCCAAAACACAGGAACAGCTAGAGGAAGATGCGGACAAGTTGCTGACGCTGAGTGAGGAAGACCTCAAAGACAATCAGGCCGCTCATATGATTGAACAGGATGCCTCACTACGTCAGCGAGTGAGAGAAGTGCTCATGGCTTATGATCAATACCTTTCCACCGAATCGACCATTGGGCAGACCAAAGCCAATATTCACCTGATGGTGGATGAAGAGATGGATGAATCCATCATTCAACGGAAAATGAGCTGGCAAAACCATACCCAAAGCGAGTTTTCTGTCATTCAGTGCCAGGGAATTCACCGACAATTATTTGTGTCTACCAACCTGGAGGCTAATGCATCTATCTTAAATCAAGTTTTACAAAACGTTTTTGACCGATCTTAA
- a CDS encoding MBL fold metallo-hydrolase translates to MEDIVYLKSNVVPEPLFDQWYAWPYLISPATAAMNIEGRHLKIMNSYIQAPQIHQAAVKNPKMLGGPFMDYDDNKAEEVKALKEQTIEKQAHMLEFAKGIKALNELLMNEAKGYSLEPLYEKVPEVLKGYVELVYDLNNQPAFRFFEPLLYNSPFYNESNQSVRFYTIHEDERPFVLSTPRLSDEEGLHLPIPFKSEALDELYRMQREPNSYERIKTMMGVSDEQDELFRSFFTTEPPEPFKRYTGEGVRTRYFGHACIMVETKDVCILADPVISYGYNAEISRLTYTDLPDKIDYVLITHNHQDHILLETLLQLRHRIGQIVVPRNGAGYLQDPNLKIMLNAIGFDNVIEMGELESVSLPGCTITGLPFLGEHSDLNIKTKLCHHVKLDNLSVLFAADSCNIEPRLYEHIHKFVGDIDVLFLGMECDGAPLSWLYGPLLPEQLPREMDYSRRLAGSNYERGLDLVDRFKPKELYIYAMGQEPWLNYIMAIKYTDESNPIIASNKLLEVCQSRGMIAERLFGQKDLEYNEVAAL, encoded by the coding sequence ATGGAAGATATTGTTTACTTAAAATCTAATGTCGTGCCTGAACCATTGTTTGATCAATGGTATGCCTGGCCTTATTTGATTTCTCCAGCTACAGCTGCGATGAACATTGAGGGGCGACATTTGAAAATCATGAATTCGTATATCCAGGCACCACAGATCCATCAAGCTGCGGTGAAAAACCCGAAAATGCTTGGCGGACCATTCATGGATTACGATGACAATAAAGCTGAAGAGGTCAAAGCGTTGAAAGAGCAAACAATTGAGAAGCAGGCTCATATGCTCGAGTTTGCAAAAGGCATAAAAGCGTTGAATGAACTCTTGATGAATGAGGCCAAAGGCTACTCTCTGGAGCCGCTTTATGAAAAGGTACCGGAAGTGCTTAAAGGTTACGTTGAACTGGTATACGATTTGAATAATCAGCCCGCATTCAGGTTTTTTGAGCCGCTGCTTTACAACAGTCCGTTCTATAATGAGTCCAATCAGAGCGTGAGGTTTTATACCATCCACGAGGATGAAAGGCCTTTTGTCTTGAGTACACCACGATTAAGCGACGAAGAAGGGCTTCACTTGCCGATACCTTTCAAAAGTGAAGCTTTAGATGAGCTCTATCGGATGCAACGAGAACCCAATAGCTATGAACGCATTAAGACGATGATGGGTGTATCGGATGAGCAGGATGAGTTGTTTCGCTCATTTTTCACCACTGAACCCCCTGAACCATTCAAAAGATATACGGGAGAAGGGGTGAGGACGCGCTATTTCGGACACGCCTGTATCATGGTTGAAACCAAGGATGTATGCATATTGGCCGACCCTGTGATCAGTTACGGTTACAATGCGGAGATTTCAAGGTTGACCTACACCGATTTGCCAGATAAGATCGATTATGTATTGATCACCCACAATCATCAGGACCATATCCTGTTAGAAACCTTACTTCAACTTCGTCATCGCATTGGACAAATTGTGGTACCTAGAAACGGAGCTGGGTACCTTCAAGACCCTAACCTGAAGATCATGCTCAATGCCATTGGTTTCGATAATGTCATTGAAATGGGGGAATTGGAGAGCGTTAGTCTTCCGGGTTGTACCATTACAGGTCTTCCATTTTTGGGTGAACACTCCGATCTGAACATTAAAACCAAATTGTGCCATCATGTAAAACTGGATAACCTTTCTGTGCTCTTTGCGGCTGATTCCTGTAACATAGAACCTCGCTTGTATGAGCATATCCACAAGTTTGTCGGAGACATAGATGTCTTGTTTTTAGGGATGGAATGTGATGGTGCGCCGCTTTCCTGGCTCTACGGTCCACTATTACCCGAACAGCTACCTAGGGAAATGGATTATTCCAGACGGCTTGCCGGATCTAATTATGAGCGAGGATTAGACCTGGTGGATCGCTTCAAACCAAAAGAATTGTATATCTATGCCATGGGACAAGAACCCTGGTTGAACTACATCATGGCAATTAAGTATACGGATGAATCAAACCCAATCATCGCTTCAAACAAACTCCTGGAAGTATGTCAGAGCAGGGGAATGATCGCAGAGCGGTTATTCGGACAAAAAGACCTGGAATACAATGAGGTAGCCGCATTGTGA
- a CDS encoding TauD/TfdA family dioxygenase: MTLQTSNTPTTAQDILMQVDAGGKKAIDWATEHQEEIEARLVRDGALLIRGLNILSSKQFGKLLEAMFGAPLINYSFRSTPRTELRGNVYTATEYHPSEVIPQHNENAYTNSWPLRIGFLCMVPSETGGQTPLADSRLVYDLIPAEIREEFDRKKVLYVRNYGDIDLPWSEVFQTEDKSEVEQYCRDNGLEFEWLGDHRLRTKQVNQATIKHPFTSENLWFNQAHLFHVSSLEMEARENLLSIMDEEDLPRNTYYGDGTPIGSEELNIIRKAYEDTQFSFAWEKNDFLLLDNMLFTHGRRPFAGDRKVLVGMAKPMSATA, encoded by the coding sequence ATGACCTTACAAACCAGTAACACGCCAACAACCGCACAAGATATACTGATGCAGGTAGATGCAGGAGGTAAAAAAGCCATTGATTGGGCAACAGAACATCAGGAAGAGATCGAGGCCAGATTGGTTCGAGATGGCGCCTTATTGATCCGAGGATTGAATATTTTGAGTAGCAAGCAATTTGGCAAGCTGCTGGAAGCCATGTTTGGGGCTCCTTTGATCAATTATTCTTTTCGGTCCACGCCACGCACCGAGCTCCGTGGTAATGTATACACTGCGACGGAATATCATCCAAGTGAAGTCATTCCTCAACACAATGAGAACGCTTACACCAATTCCTGGCCGTTAAGAATAGGTTTTCTGTGCATGGTGCCATCAGAAACCGGAGGACAAACCCCATTGGCGGATAGCCGACTAGTTTATGATCTGATTCCAGCGGAGATCCGAGAGGAATTTGATCGAAAAAAGGTATTGTATGTCCGTAATTACGGAGATATTGATTTACCCTGGTCAGAAGTTTTCCAGACGGAAGACAAATCCGAGGTAGAGCAATACTGTAGGGATAATGGGCTGGAGTTCGAATGGTTGGGTGACCATCGATTACGTACAAAGCAAGTAAATCAAGCCACGATCAAACATCCCTTCACCAGCGAAAATCTTTGGTTCAATCAGGCGCATTTATTTCATGTGAGCAGTCTGGAAATGGAAGCGAGAGAAAACCTGCTATCCATTATGGATGAGGAAGACTTGCCGAGAAATACCTATTACGGCGACGGAACTCCGATAGGAAGCGAAGAATTGAATATCATTAGAAAGGCTTATGAGGACACGCAGTTTTCTTTTGCCTGGGAGAAGAACGATTTCTTATTGCTGGATAATATGCTCTTTACACATGGTAGAAGGCCATTTGCCGGAGATAGGAAAGTGCTGGTGGGTATGGCGAAACCAATGAGTGCAACGGCATAA